A single window of Nocardia sp. NBC_01327 DNA harbors:
- a CDS encoding GTP-binding protein — translation MTSDREPAKLPVTVLSGFLGAGKTTLLNHILANREGRRVAVIVNDMSEVNIDAALVAGQGHLDRTQEKLVELTNGCICCTLREDLIESVGQLAREGRFDQLIIESTGISEPMPVAATFEWEFEDGFTLGELARLDTMVTVVDASTFLAEVVQGQALAERNLQAGEGDARTIADLLVDQVEFANVLVLNKTDLVSAKAVGTVEATIRRLNPAARIVHASHGVVELAEVLGTGLYNPDIAAQFEGWDSELAGGHTPETEEYGISSVTFTADRPFHPERLDAALAQLHRLLRSKGFFWLASRPDMAAIWSQAGPNLTFEAGAYWSALEMQPGQEIVFIGVKLDRPHVRDLLYSALLTDAEMESGRQAWLGFRDPFPSWGPAHEHA, via the coding sequence ATGACTTCGGACCGAGAACCCGCCAAGCTGCCCGTGACCGTGCTCTCCGGCTTCCTCGGCGCGGGTAAGACGACCCTGCTCAACCACATCCTGGCCAATCGCGAGGGCCGCCGGGTGGCGGTCATCGTCAATGACATGAGCGAGGTGAATATCGACGCGGCCCTGGTGGCCGGCCAGGGGCATCTGGACCGCACGCAGGAGAAGCTCGTCGAACTCACCAATGGCTGCATCTGCTGCACCCTGCGCGAGGACCTCATTGAATCGGTGGGTCAGCTGGCCCGCGAGGGCCGCTTCGATCAGCTGATCATCGAATCCACCGGCATTTCCGAACCCATGCCGGTGGCCGCCACCTTCGAATGGGAATTCGAGGACGGTTTCACCCTCGGCGAGCTGGCCCGGCTCGACACCATGGTGACCGTGGTGGACGCCTCCACCTTCCTCGCCGAGGTGGTGCAGGGGCAGGCGCTCGCGGAGCGGAATCTGCAAGCGGGCGAGGGGGATGCGCGCACGATTGCCGATCTGCTGGTGGATCAGGTCGAGTTCGCGAATGTCCTGGTGCTCAACAAGACCGATCTGGTGAGCGCGAAAGCCGTTGGCACCGTGGAGGCTACGATCCGGCGGCTCAATCCGGCCGCGCGGATCGTGCACGCTTCGCACGGCGTGGTGGAGTTGGCGGAGGTGCTCGGCACCGGTCTCTACAACCCGGATATCGCCGCCCAGTTCGAGGGCTGGGACTCCGAGCTCGCGGGCGGGCACACCCCGGAGACCGAGGAATACGGGATCAGCAGCGTCACCTTCACCGCCGATCGGCCGTTCCATCCCGAACGCCTGGATGCCGCACTGGCACAACTGCATCGGCTGTTGCGCAGCAAGGGCTTCTTCTGGCTCGCCAGCCGTCCGGATATGGCGGCCATCTGGTCGCAGGCCGGGCCCAATCTGACCTTCGAGGCGGGTGCGTACTGGTCCGCATTGGAAATGCAGCCCGGTCAGGAAATCGTTTTCATCGGGGTGAAGCTCGATCGCCCGCATGTGCGGGATCTGCTGTACTCCGCACTGCTCACCGACGCCGAAATGGAATCCGGGCGGCAGGCGTGGCTCGGCTTCCGGGACCCCTTCCCGTCCTGGGGCCCGGCCCACGAGCACGCCTGA
- the thiD gene encoding bifunctional hydroxymethylpyrimidine kinase/phosphomethylpyrimidine kinase codes for MKLLPLSPNGQTPVRALTIAGTDSGGGAGIQADSRTMALCGVHACVAVAAVTVQNTLGVSGFHEIPPEIVAGQVRTVVGDIGIGAAKTGMLASTAIIEAVAQVCREVGIGRDGGIPLVVDPVAASMHGDPLLHAEALDALRHTLIPLATLVTPNLDEVRLLTGIEVVDEVTARKAAEALHALGAQWAIVKGGHLRTSEMSTDLLFDGDTFHELPAPRLATGNDHGGGDTLAAATTCALAHGYSVPDAVAFAKEWTFRCLEASYDLGAGHGPVSPLWRLHTGPQ; via the coding sequence GTGAAACTCCTGCCGCTCTCCCCCAACGGGCAGACACCCGTCCGCGCACTCACCATCGCGGGCACCGATTCCGGCGGCGGCGCCGGCATTCAGGCCGACTCCCGCACCATGGCGCTCTGCGGCGTGCACGCGTGCGTGGCGGTCGCCGCGGTCACCGTGCAGAACACGCTGGGCGTCAGCGGTTTCCACGAGATTCCGCCGGAGATCGTGGCGGGCCAGGTGCGCACCGTGGTCGGCGATATCGGCATCGGCGCCGCCAAGACCGGCATGCTGGCCTCCACCGCCATCATCGAGGCGGTCGCCCAGGTCTGCCGGGAGGTCGGCATCGGCCGCGATGGCGGCATCCCACTGGTGGTGGACCCGGTCGCGGCCTCCATGCACGGCGATCCGCTGCTGCACGCCGAAGCCCTGGACGCGCTGCGGCACACGCTCATTCCGCTCGCCACCCTCGTCACCCCCAATCTCGACGAGGTGCGGCTGCTCACCGGTATCGAGGTCGTGGACGAGGTCACCGCCCGCAAGGCCGCCGAGGCCCTGCACGCGCTCGGCGCGCAGTGGGCCATCGTCAAGGGCGGGCACCTGCGCACCTCCGAGATGAGCACCGACCTGCTCTTCGACGGCGACACCTTCCACGAGCTGCCCGCCCCGCGCCTGGCCACCGGCAATGACCACGGCGGCGGCGATACCCTCGCGGCCGCCACCACCTGCGCACTCGCACACGGCTATTCGGTGCCGGACGCGGTCGCCTTCGCCAAGGAGTGGACCTTCCGCTGCCTCGAAGCCTCGTACGACCTGGGCGCGGGCCACGGTCCCGTCTCCCCGCTGTGGCGGCTGCACACGGGTCCGCAGTAA
- a CDS encoding glycosyltransferase, whose translation MSETVTAVRAAAPVESLTTPVVDVVIPVYNEEADLGPCVLRLHAFLNDNFPFTARITIADNASTDSTMQVAKHLAAQLEGVRVVHLDRKGRGRALREVWQGSDAQVVAYMDVDLSTDLNALLPLVAPLVSGHSDLAIGTRLAASSRVVRGPKREFISRCYNLILRTSLQAKFSDAQCGFKAMRAQVARMVLPLVEDGEWFFDTELLVLAERIGLRIHEVPVDWIDDPDSSVDIIDTARKDLQGVWRVGRALGSGRLPINELRAAIGREPLMEGVPLGMVGQLVRFGIVGIGSTLAYMLLYVLLQSFTGAQVANFLALLITAVANTAANRTFTFGVRGATQAVSHQLQGLLLFGIGLFLTSGSLFALHHWAPDSAVHLELAVLVIANLLATLIRFVGLRWVFRQAGASPHRATVTGIRP comes from the coding sequence ATGTCGGAGACCGTGACCGCCGTCCGGGCGGCAGCACCAGTAGAGTCCTTGACCACGCCCGTTGTGGATGTGGTCATTCCTGTCTACAACGAGGAAGCCGACCTCGGGCCGTGTGTGCTGCGGCTGCACGCGTTTCTCAATGACAATTTCCCGTTCACGGCGCGAATCACCATCGCCGACAACGCATCCACCGATTCCACCATGCAGGTGGCGAAGCATCTCGCCGCTCAGCTCGAGGGGGTGCGTGTGGTGCACCTCGATCGCAAGGGCCGCGGCCGGGCACTGCGTGAGGTCTGGCAGGGCTCCGACGCACAGGTCGTCGCGTATATGGACGTCGATCTCTCGACCGATCTGAACGCCCTGCTGCCGCTGGTGGCGCCGCTGGTCTCCGGACACTCCGATCTGGCCATCGGCACCCGGCTCGCCGCTTCCTCGCGGGTGGTCCGCGGACCCAAGCGCGAATTCATCTCGCGCTGCTACAACCTCATCCTGCGCACCTCGCTGCAGGCCAAGTTCTCCGACGCGCAATGCGGTTTCAAGGCCATGCGCGCCCAGGTGGCCCGCATGGTGCTGCCGCTGGTGGAGGACGGCGAATGGTTCTTCGACACCGAGCTACTGGTACTGGCCGAGCGCATCGGGCTACGCATCCACGAGGTGCCGGTGGACTGGATCGACGATCCGGACAGCAGCGTCGACATCATCGACACCGCCCGCAAGGATCTGCAGGGCGTGTGGCGAGTCGGGCGCGCGCTGGGCAGCGGCCGGCTGCCCATCAATGAGCTGCGCGCGGCCATCGGCCGGGAACCGCTCATGGAGGGCGTGCCGCTGGGCATGGTCGGGCAGCTGGTGCGGTTCGGCATCGTCGGCATCGGCTCCACGCTCGCCTACATGCTGCTGTATGTCCTGCTGCAGTCGTTCACGGGCGCACAGGTCGCCAACTTCCTGGCACTGCTCATCACCGCCGTCGCGAACACCGCGGCCAACCGCACCTTCACCTTCGGCGTGCGCGGCGCCACGCAGGCGGTATCGCACCAGCTCCAGGGGCTGCTGCTCTTCGGCATCGGCCTGTTCCTGACCAGCGGATCGCTCTTCGCCCTGCACCATTGGGCGCCGGACTCCGCCGTGCACCTGGAACTGGCGGTGCTGGTCATCGCCAACCTGCTGGCCACCCTGATCCGATTCGTGGGCCTGCGCTGGGTCTTTCGCCAGGCCGGCGCCTCGCCGCACCGGGCGACCGTGACCGGGATCCGCCCGTGA
- a CDS encoding glycosyltransferase family 39 protein produces the protein MTATLADPRPIAPDLPPTQTRNRRWEYPALAVLLIGTAVAYLQNLSINGWANSFYAAAVQAGSVSWKAFFFGSSDGANSITVDKTPLSLWPMEISVRIFGLHYWSVLLPQALIGVASVALLWATVRRSFGPVAGLLAGLVLAVTPVAALMFRFDNPDALLVLLMVAGTWAMTRAVEDGRWRWLLSAGVFLGLGFLTKQLQVLLVVPPLALAYLIAGPPKLGKRIVQLFTAGAAMVAGAGWWLLIAELWPDDDHPYFGGSQHNSILELTFGYNGLGRLNGDETGSTGGGGPGGGAGGHGMWGETGITRLFQPAQGGQIGWLIPAALVLLVAGLVLRGKLARTDQKRAALIMWGGWLLTTGLVFSFMKGIFHQYYTVALAPAVAALIGIGVVQLWGEREKPWVRVTLALALGLTVATSWMLLSRTESFQPWLRWTVLIAGIAATVALLIPLPRKLSLVAASAAVLIGLAGPLAYTVDTLATGHEGPIPSAGPAVRGGFGGFGGPRQGGGNRGPNAAAGNHRNNAGPGAGQGAGAGQGPGAAGWGGGDRMGGAAGGLMMASKPSAQVTALLAANGDSYTWVAAAIGSNSAAGFQLATQLPVMPIGGFNGSDPSPTLQQFQQDVAGGEIHYFISSGDGGGGGRGGTAGTGGSNASSEISKWVQANFTAKEVDGVTLYDLTAPKTVTPQ, from the coding sequence GTGACGGCGACCCTGGCCGATCCCCGGCCGATCGCTCCCGACCTGCCTCCCACACAGACGCGCAACCGGCGCTGGGAATACCCGGCGCTGGCGGTGCTGCTGATCGGGACCGCGGTCGCCTATCTGCAGAACCTGTCCATCAACGGCTGGGCGAATTCGTTCTATGCCGCTGCGGTGCAGGCGGGTTCGGTGTCCTGGAAGGCCTTCTTCTTCGGCTCCTCCGACGGCGCGAACTCCATCACGGTGGACAAGACCCCGCTGTCGCTGTGGCCGATGGAAATCTCGGTGCGAATCTTCGGACTGCACTACTGGAGCGTGCTGCTGCCGCAGGCGCTCATCGGCGTGGCCTCGGTGGCGCTGCTGTGGGCGACCGTGCGCCGGAGCTTCGGCCCGGTCGCCGGGCTGCTGGCCGGACTGGTTCTGGCCGTGACTCCCGTTGCGGCACTGATGTTCCGGTTCGACAATCCGGACGCGCTGCTGGTGCTGCTCATGGTCGCCGGCACCTGGGCCATGACCCGGGCGGTGGAGGACGGGCGCTGGCGCTGGCTGCTTTCCGCCGGGGTATTCCTCGGCCTCGGCTTCCTGACCAAACAGCTGCAGGTGCTGCTGGTGGTGCCCCCGCTGGCGCTGGCCTACCTCATCGCCGGTCCGCCCAAGCTCGGCAAGCGCATTGTGCAGCTGTTCACGGCGGGCGCCGCCATGGTGGCCGGTGCGGGCTGGTGGCTGCTCATCGCGGAACTGTGGCCGGATGACGACCACCCGTACTTCGGTGGCTCCCAGCACAATTCGATTCTCGAACTGACCTTCGGCTACAACGGCCTCGGCCGCCTCAATGGCGATGAGACCGGCAGTACCGGCGGCGGCGGGCCGGGCGGCGGAGCCGGCGGGCACGGCATGTGGGGCGAAACCGGCATCACCCGCCTGTTCCAGCCCGCACAGGGCGGGCAGATCGGCTGGCTCATCCCGGCGGCCCTGGTGCTGCTGGTGGCCGGACTCGTCCTGCGCGGCAAGCTCGCTCGCACCGATCAGAAGCGTGCCGCACTCATCATGTGGGGCGGCTGGCTGCTCACCACCGGGCTGGTCTTCAGCTTCATGAAGGGCATTTTCCACCAGTACTACACGGTGGCCTTGGCCCCGGCGGTGGCGGCTTTGATCGGCATCGGCGTGGTGCAGCTCTGGGGCGAACGCGAAAAGCCCTGGGTGCGTGTGACATTGGCGCTGGCACTCGGACTGACCGTCGCGACGTCGTGGATGTTGCTCTCCCGCACCGAATCCTTCCAGCCGTGGTTGCGCTGGACGGTGCTGATCGCCGGTATCGCCGCCACGGTGGCACTGCTGATCCCGCTGCCGCGCAAGCTGTCGCTGGTCGCGGCGAGCGCCGCTGTGCTCATCGGCCTCGCCGGACCGCTCGCCTACACCGTGGACACTCTCGCGACCGGACACGAGGGACCGATCCCCAGTGCCGGACCGGCAGTTCGTGGCGGCTTCGGTGGCTTCGGCGGACCGCGACAGGGCGGCGGCAATCGTGGCCCGAACGCGGCAGCCGGCAATCATCGCAACAATGCCGGACCGGGCGCAGGCCAGGGAGCGGGCGCGGGCCAAGGTCCCGGAGCGGCAGGCTGGGGCGGCGGCGATCGTATGGGCGGCGCGGCAGGCGGGCTCATGATGGCCAGCAAGCCGAGCGCACAGGTCACCGCTCTGCTGGCGGCGAACGGCGACTCCTACACCTGGGTGGCCGCGGCCATCGGCTCCAATAGCGCCGCCGGATTCCAGCTGGCCACACAACTGCCGGTCATGCCGATCGGCGGCTTCAACGGCAGCGATCCGTCGCCGACGCTGCAGCAGTTCCAGCAGGATGTCGCCGGCGGCGAGATCCACTACTTCATCAGCAGTGGTGACGGTGGCGGCGGCGGCCGCGGCGGCACCGCCGGGACCGGCGGCAGCAATGCGAGTTCCGAAATCTCCAAGTGGGTGCAGGCGAACTTCACCGCAAAGGAGGTCGACGGGGTAACCCTCTACGACCTGACCGCACCGAAGACCGTCACCCCGCAGTAA
- a CDS encoding TetR/AcrR family transcriptional regulator → MATPHEPKQDRSRATRQRLLEATIDCLAETGWAAATVAVVAERAGVSRGAAQHHFPTREDLITAALEYMFDTRMAQSLADSKAIGEVAAGVGRTEAVVTALVEGFTTPLFKAALQVWTHAAADPALRERIVPLEARFGRVSHRMAVEALGVDDSDPVAHHLVQATLDLARGLGLADVLTDDSLRRKEIVQQWAATLHTALAATQH, encoded by the coding sequence ATGGCTACACCCCACGAACCCAAGCAGGACCGCAGCCGGGCCACCCGGCAGCGGCTGCTGGAGGCGACCATCGACTGCCTGGCCGAAACCGGCTGGGCAGCGGCGACGGTCGCCGTGGTCGCCGAACGGGCCGGGGTGTCGCGCGGCGCGGCACAGCATCACTTCCCGACCCGGGAAGACCTGATCACCGCCGCCCTGGAGTACATGTTCGACACCCGCATGGCTCAGTCGCTGGCCGACTCCAAGGCCATCGGCGAGGTGGCCGCGGGCGTGGGACGCACCGAGGCCGTGGTGACGGCGCTGGTCGAGGGCTTCACCACGCCACTGTTCAAGGCGGCCCTGCAGGTGTGGACACACGCCGCCGCGGATCCCGCACTGCGCGAACGCATCGTTCCCCTCGAGGCCCGCTTCGGCCGTGTCTCGCACCGCATGGCGGTGGAAGCGCTCGGCGTGGACGACTCGGATCCCGTTGCGCACCACCTGGTTCAGGCCACCCTCGACCTCGCGCGCGGCCTCGGACTGGCCGATGTGCTCACCGACGACTCCCTGCGTCGCAAGGAAATCGTCCAGCAGTGGGCCGCCACGCTGCACACCGCGCTTGCCGCCACCCAGCACTGA
- a CDS encoding enoyl-CoA hydratase family protein — protein sequence MSDTAPDAPFVRYEVQDGFAVLTLDSPHNRNALSSRLVTELLQGLGRAAEDTEVRGVVLTHTGNTFCAGADLREAIDADPSAAAEIRTGWMVQVLRRILELPKPVLARIDGNVRAGGMGIVAACDIAVAGRGSSFALTEARLGLAPFVISLTLLPRMTSRAAARYFQTGETFDAAEAERTGLITLAADDPVAEVNELLSALRKGSPQGLAESKRLTTAATLREFDGYADTLAKRSGSFFGTAEVIEGMTAFFERRPPSWAQ from the coding sequence ATGAGTGATACCGCCCCCGACGCGCCGTTCGTGCGCTACGAGGTGCAGGACGGGTTCGCCGTGCTCACCCTCGATTCCCCGCACAATCGCAATGCGCTCTCCTCCCGCCTGGTGACGGAGCTGTTGCAGGGGCTCGGCCGTGCGGCCGAGGACACCGAGGTGCGCGGGGTGGTGCTCACTCACACCGGCAATACCTTCTGTGCCGGTGCGGATCTGCGCGAGGCCATCGACGCCGATCCGTCGGCGGCCGCGGAGATCCGGACCGGCTGGATGGTGCAGGTGCTGCGCCGCATCCTGGAACTGCCCAAGCCGGTGCTCGCCCGGATCGACGGCAATGTGCGCGCCGGCGGCATGGGCATCGTCGCGGCCTGCGATATCGCGGTCGCGGGTCGCGGCAGCAGTTTCGCGCTCACCGAGGCACGGCTGGGGCTGGCCCCCTTCGTGATTTCGCTGACGTTGCTGCCGCGGATGACCTCCCGTGCCGCCGCCCGCTACTTCCAGACCGGCGAGACCTTCGACGCCGCGGAGGCCGAGCGCACCGGACTCATCACCCTTGCCGCCGACGATCCGGTCGCCGAGGTGAATGAGCTGCTCAGCGCGCTGCGCAAGGGGTCGCCGCAGGGTCTGGCCGAGAGCAAGCGGCTCACCACCGCGGCCACGCTGCGCGAGTTCGACGGTTATGCCGACACCCTGGCCAAGCGCTCGGGCAGCTTCTTCGGCACCGCCGAGGTGATCGAGGGCATGACGGCCTTCTTCGAGCGCCGCCCACCGAGCTGGGCACAATAG
- a CDS encoding acyl-CoA dehydrogenase family protein, whose translation MSFVETDEQKALRAAVAQLAAKYNFRDYAGPKARKGEPFDELWDEAGKLGFLGVNLPEEYGGGGAGIYELALVQEELAARGCGLLLMVVSPAICGTIITKYGTEAQKQEWLTKLADGSGKMVFGITEPDAGSNSHKITTTARRDGEDWILSGRKIFISGVDQAEAVLIVARSENAKTGNLQPALFIVPTDAPGFVKTKQEMDIIEPDNQFTLFLDDVRLPATALVGKEDAAIAQLFAGLNPERIMGAAMAVGMGRYAIDQAVAYAKERSVWKGVPIGAHQGISHPLAQVKIELELAKLMMQKAAHLYDAGDEFGAAEAANMSKYAAAEASIKALDQSIQTHGGAGLTSDVGLAGMLAASRIARVAPVSREMILNFVAQHSLGLPRSY comes from the coding sequence ATGAGTTTCGTGGAAACCGACGAACAGAAGGCGCTGCGCGCCGCGGTCGCTCAGCTGGCCGCGAAGTACAACTTCCGCGATTACGCCGGACCCAAGGCCCGCAAGGGTGAGCCGTTCGACGAATTGTGGGACGAGGCAGGCAAACTCGGCTTCCTCGGCGTGAACCTGCCGGAGGAGTACGGCGGTGGCGGCGCGGGCATCTACGAGCTGGCGCTGGTGCAGGAGGAATTGGCCGCGCGCGGCTGCGGTCTGCTGCTCATGGTGGTGTCCCCGGCCATCTGCGGCACCATCATCACCAAGTACGGCACCGAGGCGCAGAAGCAGGAATGGCTGACCAAGCTGGCCGACGGCTCCGGCAAGATGGTCTTCGGCATTACCGAGCCGGACGCCGGTTCCAATTCGCACAAGATCACCACCACCGCGCGGCGCGACGGTGAGGACTGGATCCTCAGCGGCCGCAAGATCTTCATCTCCGGTGTGGATCAGGCCGAGGCCGTGCTCATCGTGGCCCGCAGCGAGAATGCCAAGACCGGCAATCTGCAGCCCGCCCTGTTCATCGTCCCCACCGATGCCCCCGGCTTCGTGAAGACGAAGCAGGAGATGGACATTATCGAGCCGGACAATCAGTTCACGCTCTTCCTCGATGATGTGCGCCTGCCCGCCACCGCGCTGGTCGGCAAGGAGGACGCCGCCATCGCGCAGCTGTTCGCCGGACTCAATCCCGAGCGCATCATGGGCGCGGCCATGGCCGTGGGCATGGGCCGCTACGCCATCGACCAGGCCGTCGCCTACGCCAAGGAGCGCTCGGTCTGGAAGGGTGTGCCGATCGGTGCGCACCAGGGCATTTCGCATCCGCTGGCCCAGGTGAAGATCGAACTGGAGCTGGCCAAGCTCATGATGCAGAAGGCCGCGCACCTCTACGACGCCGGTGACGAATTCGGTGCGGCCGAGGCGGCCAATATGTCGAAATACGCTGCGGCGGAGGCCAGTATCAAGGCGCTCGATCAGTCCATCCAGACGCACGGCGGGGCGGGGCTGACCTCCGATGTCGGCCTGGCCGGCATGCTCGCCGCCTCGCGCATCGCCCGGGTGGCCCCGGTCAGTCGCGAAATGATCCTCAACTTCGTCGCGCAGCATTCGCTCGGCCTGCCCCGGTCGTACTGA